The following are from one region of the Hymenobacter sp. YIM 151858-1 genome:
- a CDS encoding RtcB family protein translates to MAKNTNKLHSKDLRQLGFTDDKQISLALDILDQRELRKLDKGSALALLREIKADPYKYVRDQTWRPLAQELVPQPSRDVKLNPEIKDYRRYGEAFIEDGARKQMDTAMQLPVSIDGALMPDAHQGYGLPIGGVLAVDNAVIPYGVGMDIGCRMALSVFELPPRYLEQRRDELKKLLHNHTRFGNKEVFKNPADDPVLERPEFKEIGVVRGKHEAAVKQLGSSGSGNHFVEWGIVDITEEENDLNLPLGQYLGLLSHSGSRGLGAAIAQHYTKVAMNKCQLPPEARYLAWLDLDSQEGQEYWRAMNLAGDYASACHHDIHRRLSKALGYNPLAQVENHHNFAWKETLADGREAIVHRKGATPAGQGVLGIIPGSMTAPGFIVRGRGERDSIQSASHGAGRRLSRTQAKQQVTEGELRRLLRDQGVELIGGGLDEAPMAYKDIHQVMAHQRDLVDVLGSFTPRIVRMDAGGSGKSKYGGE, encoded by the coding sequence CGACATACTCGACCAACGCGAGCTGCGCAAGCTCGATAAAGGCAGCGCCCTGGCGCTGCTGCGCGAAATTAAAGCCGACCCCTACAAGTACGTGCGCGACCAAACCTGGCGCCCCTTAGCCCAGGAGCTGGTGCCGCAACCCAGCCGCGACGTAAAGCTGAACCCCGAAATAAAAGACTACCGCCGCTACGGCGAGGCCTTTATCGAAGACGGGGCCCGCAAGCAGATGGACACCGCTATGCAACTGCCCGTTTCGATTGACGGCGCCCTTATGCCCGACGCCCACCAAGGCTACGGTCTGCCCATTGGCGGCGTGCTGGCCGTAGATAATGCCGTGATACCCTACGGCGTGGGCATGGACATCGGCTGCCGCATGGCCTTGTCGGTGTTCGAGCTGCCGCCGCGCTACCTCGAGCAGCGCCGCGACGAGCTGAAAAAGCTGCTGCACAACCACACCCGCTTCGGCAACAAAGAAGTATTCAAGAACCCCGCCGACGACCCCGTGCTGGAGCGGCCCGAGTTCAAGGAAATCGGGGTGGTGCGCGGCAAGCACGAAGCCGCCGTAAAGCAGCTCGGCTCATCGGGCTCGGGCAACCACTTCGTGGAATGGGGCATTGTTGATATCACCGAGGAAGAAAACGACCTCAACCTGCCCCTGGGCCAGTACCTGGGGCTGCTCTCGCACAGCGGCTCGCGGGGCCTGGGCGCTGCCATTGCCCAGCACTACACCAAAGTAGCCATGAACAAGTGCCAGCTGCCGCCCGAAGCCCGCTACCTTGCCTGGCTCGACCTCGACTCGCAGGAAGGGCAGGAGTACTGGCGCGCCATGAACCTGGCCGGCGACTACGCCTCGGCCTGCCACCACGACATTCACCGGCGCCTTAGCAAAGCCCTGGGTTACAATCCGCTGGCGCAGGTAGAGAACCACCACAATTTTGCCTGGAAGGAAACCCTGGCCGACGGCCGCGAAGCCATTGTGCACCGCAAGGGCGCCACGCCGGCCGGCCAGGGTGTGCTGGGCATTATCCCCGGCTCCATGACGGCCCCCGGCTTTATCGTGCGCGGCCGCGGCGAGCGGGATTCCATCCAGTCGGCCTCGCACGGGGCGGGGCGGCGGCTTTCGCGCACGCAGGCCAAGCAGCAGGTAACCGAAGGCGAGCTGCGCCGCCTGTTGCGCGACCAGGGCGTGGAGCTAATCGGCGGCGGCCTCGACGAGGCCCCGATGGCTTATAAGGACATCCACCAGGTAATGGCGCACCAACGCGACCTGGTCGACGTGCTCGGCTCCTTTACGCCGCGCATTGTGCGCATGGACGCCGGCGGCTCGGGCAAAAGCAAGTACGGCGGCGAGTAG
- a CDS encoding OsmC family peroxiredoxin: MAIKRAATARWEGNGTTGTGQLNTPSTVLQAVQYSYHSRFAEGIGTNPEELIAAAHAGCFAMKLAFNLQTAGFAPRFIDATCEIVLEEGVITTSHLRVGADVPGLDQQQFSTLVDDAKLNCPVSKVLKADIQCEASLV; encoded by the coding sequence ATGGCTATCAAACGCGCTGCTACTGCCCGCTGGGAGGGCAACGGCACCACCGGCACCGGTCAGCTCAACACGCCCAGCACCGTGCTGCAAGCGGTGCAGTATTCCTACCATTCGCGCTTTGCCGAGGGCATCGGCACCAACCCCGAAGAGCTGATTGCGGCCGCCCACGCCGGGTGCTTTGCCATGAAGCTCGCCTTCAACCTGCAAACGGCCGGCTTTGCCCCGCGCTTCATCGATGCCACCTGCGAAATCGTGCTCGAAGAGGGCGTCATCACCACCTCGCACCTGCGGGTAGGCGCCGATGTGCCCGGCCTCGATCAGCAGCAGTTCAGCACGCTCGTCGACGACGCCAAGCTGAACTGCCCCGTATCGAAGGTGCTTAAAGCTGATATTCAGTGCGAGGCTTCATTGGTCTGA